The DNA sequence ACTCCCTTCGACCAGTATCAACCGACCGATGTAGAGAATTCGGATGCCGCGGCGTTCTATTTTGAACGCGGGTTCAATCCTGAGGTCATCCTGATTCTGGAAACCGATGGCAAGACCTGGTCCTATGGCTGTGCACGACTGTCTGCAGCAGCGACGACAGTTCAACTCGACAAGCAAGAAGTCTGGACCAGTCCCAAAATGAGCGTCCGTCCCAAAGAAGGACAGGTACGTTATCAATGGACGAACGCGTACACCGCCAATCGTTTCTATTTTCGATTACCCCAGGAGCTGCGCGGCTTTCGAGCCTTCGGTCAGCCGGTTCCGGCAAATCAACAGGTCGCACCACCTCAGAAAGCAGCCGAGCCCGCCAAGGCTGAATAGAGTCTGGCCAGAGACTATTTACCGATGCAGTAAAGCACGTCCTGACGTTCTCCCGAGGCACGACCGGCCGCGCGATGAAAGATCTGACTGCCGCAGATTGCTGGCGAGGCAAACCCTTCGTCGCCGAGTTGGTTTTCTGCCAGCAGTTCAAATTTCTGAGGATTCGAACGGAAGACAAACGTGGTCCCCCGTTCGTTCGTCAGATACAGATTGCCGTTTGCGAGGACCAGTGAGGAAGAGACTTTCCCGCCGAGGCGATGCTTCCACATCTCTTTTCCGGTCTGTGCGTCCCAGCAGTAGGCAATGCCGTTGTCATCGACGGCGTAGAGATATCCATTCGCAGCCAGCATCGATTGCTCATAGCATTTGACGCGGTTCGTCCAGGCGACCTGGTCCGAACCATCTGCTTTCACCGCAATGGTTCCCTTGGTTGGAAAACCACCGCTGGCGAAGACGAGTTCCTGATCCCAGACCATAGTGCCACAGCTGACAATCCAGGGAGCAGGGACCGACCAGATCTCGCGACCGTTACGCGGATCGAAACTCGCAACCCGCGAGTTGCCGCTGTGCAGCAGTTGGTCCCGACCAGCGATGCGGGTAACAATGGGTGTCGAGAAATTGATTTTATCGGGGCGATCGAGACGCCAGACTTCTTTGCCCGTCTGTTGATCGAAGGCAGCCAGGTAACCGTTCTTTTCATACTCGGCTGCCACGATCACGGTATTCCCATACAAAATGGGAGAGGGACCATAGCCGAACTGATACGCTCTGGGCAGAAAGCCTCCTGCCCGGATCTGCCAGCGCTGTTTCCCATCCAGATCGAGCGCCGTGAGCTGAATGCTTTCATGATGCGGGAAGGCCGCGAAAATCAGTTCGCCATTGGAAGCGAGTGTGGGAGAAGCGTGCGTATTCTTCTGATGAATTTTGGGAGCGAAACCACCCCGGTTGACGTCGGTCTTCCAGAGAATCTTTCCCGAGTCCCGTGCGAGACAAACCACC is a window from the Gimesia benthica genome containing:
- a CDS encoding outer membrane protein assembly factor BamB family protein, translating into MRCFPRQIVLTLLFCLFASSLFAADDWRVWRGPTGNGVAAAGQTPPVKWSETENIHWKTPLPGRGHASPIVVNARVLIATADESQEIQSVVCLARDSGKILWKTDVNRGGFAPKIHQKNTHASPTLASNGELIFAAFPHHESIQLTALDLDGKQRWQIRAGGFLPRAYQFGYGPSPILYGNTVIVAAEYEKNGYLAAFDQQTGKEVWRLDRPDKINFSTPIVTRIAGRDQLLHSGNSRVASFDPRNGREIWSVPAPWIVSCGTMVWDQELVFASGGFPTKGTIAVKADGSDQVAWTNRVKCYEQSMLAANGYLYAVDDNGIAYCWDAQTGKEMWKHRLGGKVSSSLVLANGNLYLTNERGTTFVFRSNPQKFELLAENQLGDEGFASPAICGSQIFHRAAGRASGERQDVLYCIGK